atagaTAAAACTATAgctaaaacttcttttttaactttGGAATATTTTTGTCGTGCAGGATTCCAATCATGGAAGTATTAGCAATAATTTGTTCTTTACCTTTTATAATTTTGACAACATTTGTATGGACGTCAGTCCAAGGAGGAGGATCCTTTTTAAGCCTATCATGGAGAGGTTTGATGATATTACTTAGTTGGGGAATTGTATGGACATCATCAATATAAACTATTGTAAACTTTAAAAATGGATTAAAAATGTCATTCATTATTCTCTGAAATTTTGAAGGAGCATTTTTTAGCCCAAAAGGCATAAGAGTCCATTTGTATTGTCCAAAAGGAAAATAGTAAAAGTTGTTTTGTAGCGATCTTCTTCTTTGATTTGGATTTGCCAAAATCCAGATTTCTTattaaatttagagaaaaaatttggTAGATCTTTCTTAACTAATGTGTGCATATTTCAAGAGTTAAAGACTTGaatggaaaaacaaaaagataaatacttaagtgttataaataaataagataaatgacttGCAAAGtaatttttccttcttattATTAGatctttattatttataacattttgacatatttttgtctacacttaaaaatatttgataataatttttttaaagcaatTATTTCAATGTTTTTATCGATACATATAAATTAAGTATTaacttacaatttttatttcacCGTATTCATTAGtgcatataaattaattttcaatcttttaaagaaacaaaattaattttcaaatatttaattttacgCATACATATTTGAAGGGACATAGGAGTATATAACTTTTGGAATCACCAAAAGACTAGGTAAAATATTTGATTGGACCAATACCAATTTAGAGGCACAAGATTTAAGACTCATTCGTTCACGCAAACAATTAGTAATAACTAATAGGCTTAATTACCTTTcatcctctaactatttaattgatattaaATTAGTCctctaattaaaaattgatttatttcgattctttaagtttctcaccgttactacatttagtcatttctgttagttttattcaaataaagtttagggtttgtgttatgaaGGTACCTGAGctcctgtttcacacatacatatgaatcATAACAGTTATCAATAAcatcagtcactatttaatcataataccttaacaaagCATAGAAttaaaatgatactaataaataatgtTAGAAGATCcacataatataaataattctAACGTGAAACGACTGTTATTTAGAGACGGTGGGactattttgatataattttgtgacgaaagaaagttgatgtatttcATTCCATAATTAAATAGAGGAATAAACACAATACACAATGCACTTGTTTCGCGGGAAGGACGATTAACAAACTATCTTCTCCTTCCATCCTTCCATAACTGAAAATCAAATCCcgcttttctctctctctctctctcttccattTCTCGATTCAAaccttctctctctttctctctcttcctttcatCTCTCACAATGCTATGAAGAATCCCAATCCATGTCTTCCAACCCTCCACCACCGGAAAATGATCCACCACCAGCGACATCGTCGCCGGTATCCGCTAAATCCAGAACTCTTCAGAAATTCCCTCCCATTGTAAACCGACGCACCGCGACATTATCATCAAACAATGTAGACGACGAATGCAAAGAAGAGAATAATAAGAACAAGAATCATGACAATGAGGAGgaaagtgaagaagaagaagaagaagaagaagaagaagaagaagacgtTCTTGTAACTGAACGTGAATTCGAACGTGCTGAATGTTCTTATTCTTCTTCCATTTTGCAAGCTTCGTCGTTAGGTCTTAATCAAATTCGAACGCGATTCTCTTCGCCTCTTCGTCATTCTTCTTCTGCTGGTGCTCCATCTTTCCCTATAAAAGATGTTGTCAACAATGTCGCTAAATTTAGATCTAGAGTTTCACATCCTAAAGACCTAGGTATATATACACAAGGAGGTTTTATATTGCAATTGCGGTTATGCTAGCTGCGAAATTTTATATTGCGACAAAATGTTCCGGTTGCAATCTAAGAATGCTGACACAGACAGGGCACCGATACGTAGACACAAATATCTGAAAAAAATGgattaattaatcataatcatttctgtTGGTGTCGTGTCTGTGTCAGGTCAGATACCAGACACGTCCTCTATCAAAAGTGTCGATGCTCTAAAGATTGCAATGTCATTGCAATGCCTCAAATCATTTATGTTGGGGCTGTAATTGAGGTTGCGGAATACAATTTAAAACCACGTTCTAGTTTTAGATTCTATAATAATATGAACCAAAAAgtgattttagattttattgTTAAATCTACCTCAGATgtatctttaatttaatttaattttgcaaTAAATTGGTTAGTGAAATATTTCATTGTTGTtcttttttaggggaaaaagttcATTGGAATCAATCCAAATCGTTGAAAGCTCGTTCACAACTCCTCATACTGGAGGTGATATGttatacttttgtttttatatataatattcagtaaatatatgtatataagtTGTGTTCAATGTCCAAGACGTGTCAATGTCTGGACACAGACacatgattacattcaattgtGCCATATTTTCTAATTGTTATTGTTGCGACGTGATGTGACGTGTCGTGTCTAATTGTTATTGTTGCCGACATGTCGTGTCTAATTGTTATTGTTACCGATGTATTGTGTTTGGTGTTCGAGAAGTGTCGGTGTCTGATACCAAAACGACaccaacacatgtgattacattcaattatgtcatattttctttttgttattgttgccTACATGTTGTGTCTAATTGTTATTGTTGTCAACGTGTCGTGTTTGCTGGTCAAGACGTGTCGTGTTTGGTGTTCAAGAAGTGTTGGTGTCTGATACCAAAACGGCaccaacacatgtgattacattcaattatggcatattttctatttgttattgttgtcgACGTGTCTGGCGTCCGTGTACACAAATGCTTCAAAAATCTTTATTCAATTTCAGTGAGTATGTGTGTGTTTAGTTTAGTAatattttgtgtgtgtgtgtgtgtgttcaaTAGTTGGAGAAATGTAGGTAGCTCAGGTTCATGGCGTGTGTTTTTGTACAGGGAAATCATGCAGCTTATGCCAAAGATTTTCAATCCCCACGTTATCAGGAAATTCTTCGACTTACAAGTGGTAAGAAAAGGAAAAACCGGCCTGATATTAAAAGCTTTTCCCATGAACTTAACTCCAAAGGAGTTAGGCCTTTTCCagtctggaaaaatcgtgccttTGGGCAGGTActctttttgtttcaatttcttTATCATCAATTTGAAACATAAACAACCTAATTAAGCGCTTACAGCATAACAAAGCGCTTATCATGTATGCGCTTATGTATACGCTATTGAGCACCAGGAAAATTCAATATTATGAATTCCAGGTTCATTCCCCAATCAAACTTTTCttttaagctataagctgttttcataacctatcctggagagcttatggaaattaGCTAAACTTGACTTATTGAAATGTCATAAGCGTTCCCAAACAGTCTCAGAAGTACATATGTGATCattagataagctcaaataaatcTGTTTTAAAACACTAAATTTGTTAAACTACCTTCTATGGTTTTTcaatgaaatgaattgttacAGGAAATCATGGAGGAGATTAGAGCTAAGTTTGAAAAACTAAAGGAAGAAGTTGATTCTGATTTGGGTGGTTTTGCTGGTGATTTGGTGGGTACTCTTGAAAAAATACCTGGGTCTCATCCTGAATGGAAAGAGGGGTTGGAAGATTTGTTGGTTGTTGCTCGACAATGTGCAAAGATGACAGCGGCTGAGTTTTGGATCAACTGTGAAACTATTGTTCAAAAACTAGATGATAAACGTCAAGATATACCGGTGGGGATCCTCAAGCAAGCACATACGCGCCTGTTGTTTATTCTCTCTAGGTGCACTCGTCTAGTGCAATTCCAGAAGGAAAGTGTtaaagaacaagatcacattctTGGTCTTCACCAACTCAGCGATCTTGGAGTATATTCCGAGCAAATTATGAAGGCTGAAGAGAGTTGCGGTTTTCCACCCAGTGACCATGAGATGGCTGAGAAGCTGATAAAAAAGTCACATGGGAAAGAGCAAGACAAACCGATTACAAAACAAAGTCAAGCTGATCAACATGCAAGTGTTGTGATTGATAATGTGGAAGTTACTACGGCAAGTACTGATTCGACTCCTGGAAGCAGCTATAAGATGGCTTCTTGGAGAAAGCTTCCATCTGCTGCGGAGAAAAATCGTGTAGGTCAAGATGCAGTAAAAGATGAAAATGCTGAAAACTGGGATACTTTGTCATGTCACCCTGATCAACATTCACAGCCGTCATCTAGAACGCGGAGGCCTTCTTGGGGATATTGGGGAGATCAGCAAAATCTATTACATGATGATTCAATGATCTGCAGGATTTGTGAGGTTGAAATACCAATATTACATGTGGAGGAGCATTCTCGAATATGTACAATTGCtgataaatgtgatttgaaAGGCTTAACTGTAAATGAACGGCTTGAAAGAGTTGCCGAAACAATTGAAATGTTACTTGATTCCTTGACACCAACATCAAGTTTGCATGAAGAGTTCAATGAGTTATCTCTAGAAAGAAATAACATGTCATCTAGATGCTCTGAAGATATGCTTGACCTTGCTCCTGACAATACTTTTGTTGCGGATGATCTAAACCTTTCACGGGAAATATCATGCGAGGCTCATAGCTTAAAACCTGATCATGGCGCAAAGATATCTTCTCCTGAAAGCTTGACACCGCGATCACCGTTGATTACACCCAGAACAAGTCAGATAGAAATGTTACTAAGTGTAAGTGGAAGAAGACCAATATCTGAACTTGAGAGTTACGACCAGGTATACACTTCCATATGGTTATTCTTCATATTAAATCATAACACGCACAAAAAAAAGTACACTGCATGAAAGCATATATCATTaacttgtatatattataatcCATGAGATTCATCTCTGAAATTTTTGTCTGATTCATTTTCTGAATTTGCGACATGCTACTATACTAGTGATACACTCTTTTGAATACTCACTTGAACACATTCTTTGTgattggtctttttttttttttaaaattcaagatgGTTTTCTCCTTAATTGATGACCTTTTAAAAAGTGTtcacttttgaaaaaatgaatgcAAGAGTGGGGGCTTCCAATCGTCCATTCCTCTCTGAACTTTTATATTGATAATTAGACCGTCAAATGACAGATAAACAAGCTAGTTGAAATAGCTCGTGCTGTTGCAAATGCGAACAGCTGTGACGAAAGTGCTTTCCAGGATATCGTTGATTGCGTGGAAGACCTGAGATGCGTAATTCAGAACAGAAAAGAGGATGCACTTATTGTGGATACTTTCGGTCGACGAATAGAGAAACTTTTGCAGTAAGCATTTGTCACTTTTTCATCTGGTTTCAGGACAACCATGTATTTTGGTGATTTTTAGGATCGATAAGATTTTTCCAGATATTTTCTAAAACCACTAATGTCAATATTAGACACAGGGTCAGCCCAAGGGTCAAGCGACCCAAGTCAGAGCTTTAGGCCTCAAAATTTTGGGCTAATAAAATGCCTcgaaaaaatttaatatagttATAAACATATAATATGGCAAACTAATTATAGATGTTTGTCTAGCTCAGTTAGGCAAGATCAAGGCCTCAAATCCTCTCGGTCAAACTTGATATTATTGTTCTTTTTATAAGcattgtgtttatttatttaaattttaaaaggcCTGATCATAAATTTGCTTTAGGCCTCTTAACACATTGGGCCGGCCCTGATTAGGTAGTATAAACAGAAAATTGTGTTCccattttttgagatttttttcttttactgcTATCATAATAATGCTTGAAATCTTCTGCACCATgtagagaaaaatatttaactcTTTGTGAGCAAATACACGATGAAAGGGCAGAATCATCAAATAGCATGGCTGATGAAGAGAGTTCAGTGGATGATGATACAATCCGTAGCCTTCGTGCTAGCCCAATTAATGGTTTTTCTAAGGACAGAACCTCTATTGAAgattttgaaataataaaaccAATAAGCAGAGGTGCGTTTGGACGAGTTTTTCTTGCCCAGAAAAGAT
Above is a genomic segment from Medicago truncatula cultivar Jemalong A17 chromosome 5, MtrunA17r5.0-ANR, whole genome shotgun sequence containing:
- the LOC11408568 gene encoding probable serine/threonine protein kinase IRE isoform X3, producing the protein MSSNPPPPENDPPPATSSPVSAKSRTLQKFPPIVNRRTATLSSNNVDDECKEENNKNKNHDNEEESEEEEEEEEEEEEDVLVTEREFERAECSYSSSILQASSLGLNQIRTRFSSPLRHSSSAGAPSFPIKDVVNNVAKFRSRVSHPKDLGEKVHWNQSKSLKARSQLLILEEIMEEIRAKFEKLKEEVDSDLGGFAGDLVGTLEKIPGSHPEWKEGLEDLLVVARQCAKMTAAEFWINCETIVQKLDDKRQDIPVGILKQAHTRLLFILSRCTRLVQFQKESVKEQDHILGLHQLSDLGVYSEQIMKAEESCGFPPSDHEMAEKLIKKSHGKEQDKPITKQSQADQHASVVIDNVEVTTASTDSTPGSSYKMASWRKLPSAAEKNRVGQDAVKDENAENWDTLSCHPDQHSQPSSRTRRPSWGYWGDQQNLLHDDSMICRICEVEIPILHVEEHSRICTIADKCDLKGLTVNERLERVAETIEMLLDSLTPTSSLHEEFNELSLERNNMSSRCSEDMLDLAPDNTFVADDLNLSREISCEAHSLKPDHGAKISSPESLTPRSPLITPRTSQIEMLLSVSGRRPISELESYDQINKLVEIARAVANANSCDESAFQDIVDCVEDLRCVIQNRKEDALIVDTFGRRIEKLLQEKYLTLCEQIHDERAESSNSMADEESSVDDDTIRSLRASPINGFSKDRTSIEDFEIIKPISRGAFGRVFLAQKRSTGDLFAIKVLKKADMIRKNAVEGILAERDILISVRNPFVVRFYYSFTCKENLYLVMEYLNGGDLYSMLRNLGCLDEDMARVYIAEVVLALEYLHSQSIVHRDLKPDNLLIGQDGHIKLTDFGLSKVGLINSTEDLSAPASFTNGFLVDDEPKPRHVSKREARQQQSIVGTPDYLAPEILLGMGHGTTADWWSVGVILYELLVGIPPFNADHAQQIFDNIINRDIQWPKHPEEISFEAYDLMNKLLIENPVQRLGVTGATEVKRHAFFKDVNWDTLARQKAMFIPSAEAHDTSYFMSRYIWNVEDDEHCAGGSDFYDHSETSSSGSGSDSLDEDGDECASLTEFGNSALGVQYSFSNFSFKNISQLVSINMMHISKETPDDSNPS
- the LOC11408568 gene encoding probable serine/threonine protein kinase IRE isoform X4, which codes for MSSNPPPPENDPPPATSSPVSAKSRTLQKFPPIVNRRTATLSSNNVDDECKEENNKNKNHDNEEESEEEEEEEEEEEEDVLVTEREFERAECSYSSSILQASSLGLNQIRTRFSSPLRHSSSAGEKVHWNQSKSLKARSQLLILEEIMEEIRAKFEKLKEEVDSDLGGFAGDLVGTLEKIPGSHPEWKEGLEDLLVVARQCAKMTAAEFWINCETIVQKLDDKRQDIPVGILKQAHTRLLFILSRCTRLVQFQKESVKEQDHILGLHQLSDLGVYSEQIMKAEESCGFPPSDHEMAEKLIKKSHGKEQDKPITKQSQADQHASVVIDNVEVTTASTDSTPGSSYKMASWRKLPSAAEKNRVGQDAVKDENAENWDTLSCHPDQHSQPSSRTRRPSWGYWGDQQNLLHDDSMICRICEVEIPILHVEEHSRICTIADKCDLKGLTVNERLERVAETIEMLLDSLTPTSSLHEEFNELSLERNNMSSRCSEDMLDLAPDNTFVADDLNLSREISCEAHSLKPDHGAKISSPESLTPRSPLITPRTSQIEMLLSVSGRRPISELESYDQINKLVEIARAVANANSCDESAFQDIVDCVEDLRCVIQNRKEDALIVDTFGRRIEKLLQEKYLTLCEQIHDERAESSNSMADEESSVDDDTIRSLRASPINGFSKDRTSIEDFEIIKPISRGAFGRVFLAQKRSTGDLFAIKVLKKADMIRKNAVEGILAERDILISVRNPFVVRFYYSFTCKENLYLVMEYLNGGDLYSMLRNLGCLDEDMARVYIAEVVLALEYLHSQSIVHRDLKPDNLLIGQDGHIKLTDFGLSKVGLINSTEDLSAPASFTNGFLVDDEPKPRHVSKREARQQQSIVGTPDYLAPEILLGMGHGTTADWWSVGVILYELLVGIPPFNADHAQQIFDNIINRDIQWPKHPEEISFEAYDLMNKLLIENPVQRLGVTGATEVKRHAFFKDVNWDTLARQKAMFIPSAEAHDTSYFMSRYIWNVEDDEHCAGGSDFYDHSETSSSGSGSDSLDEDGDECASLTEFGNSALGVQYSFSNFSFKNISQLVSINMMHISKETPDDSNPS
- the LOC11408568 gene encoding probable serine/threonine protein kinase IRE isoform X1; this translates as MSSNPPPPENDPPPATSSPVSAKSRTLQKFPPIVNRRTATLSSNNVDDECKEENNKNKNHDNEEESEEEEEEEEEEEEDVLVTEREFERAECSYSSSILQASSLGLNQIRTRFSSPLRHSSSAGAPSFPIKDVVNNVAKFRSRVSHPKDLGEKVHWNQSKSLKARSQLLILEGNHAAYAKDFQSPRYQEILRLTSGKKRKNRPDIKSFSHELNSKGVRPFPVWKNRAFGQEIMEEIRAKFEKLKEEVDSDLGGFAGDLVGTLEKIPGSHPEWKEGLEDLLVVARQCAKMTAAEFWINCETIVQKLDDKRQDIPVGILKQAHTRLLFILSRCTRLVQFQKESVKEQDHILGLHQLSDLGVYSEQIMKAEESCGFPPSDHEMAEKLIKKSHGKEQDKPITKQSQADQHASVVIDNVEVTTASTDSTPGSSYKMASWRKLPSAAEKNRVGQDAVKDENAENWDTLSCHPDQHSQPSSRTRRPSWGYWGDQQNLLHDDSMICRICEVEIPILHVEEHSRICTIADKCDLKGLTVNERLERVAETIEMLLDSLTPTSSLHEEFNELSLERNNMSSRCSEDMLDLAPDNTFVADDLNLSREISCEAHSLKPDHGAKISSPESLTPRSPLITPRTSQIEMLLSVSGRRPISELESYDQINKLVEIARAVANANSCDESAFQDIVDCVEDLRCVIQNRKEDALIVDTFGRRIEKLLQEKYLTLCEQIHDERAESSNSMADEESSVDDDTIRSLRASPINGFSKDRTSIEDFEIIKPISRGAFGRVFLAQKRSTGDLFAIKVLKKADMIRKNAVEGILAERDILISVRNPFVVRFYYSFTCKENLYLVMEYLNGGDLYSMLRNLGCLDEDMARVYIAEVVLALEYLHSQSIVHRDLKPDNLLIGQDGHIKLTDFGLSKVGLINSTEDLSAPASFTNGFLVDDEPKPRHVSKREARQQQSIVGTPDYLAPEILLGMGHGTTADWWSVGVILYELLVGIPPFNADHAQQIFDNIINRDIQWPKHPEEISFEAYDLMNKLLIENPVQRLGVTGATEVKRHAFFKDVNWDTLARQKAMFIPSAEAHDTSYFMSRYIWNVEDDEHCAGGSDFYDHSETSSSGSGSDSLDEDGDECASLTEFGNSALGVQYSFSNFSFKNISQLVSINMMHISKETPDDSNPS
- the LOC11408568 gene encoding probable serine/threonine protein kinase IRE isoform X2, with the translated sequence MSSNPPPPENDPPPATSSPVSAKSRTLQKFPPIVNRRTATLSSNNVDDECKEENNKNKNHDNEEESEEEEEEEEEEEEDVLVTEREFERAECSYSSSILQASSLGLNQIRTRFSSPLRHSSSAGEKVHWNQSKSLKARSQLLILEGNHAAYAKDFQSPRYQEILRLTSGKKRKNRPDIKSFSHELNSKGVRPFPVWKNRAFGQEIMEEIRAKFEKLKEEVDSDLGGFAGDLVGTLEKIPGSHPEWKEGLEDLLVVARQCAKMTAAEFWINCETIVQKLDDKRQDIPVGILKQAHTRLLFILSRCTRLVQFQKESVKEQDHILGLHQLSDLGVYSEQIMKAEESCGFPPSDHEMAEKLIKKSHGKEQDKPITKQSQADQHASVVIDNVEVTTASTDSTPGSSYKMASWRKLPSAAEKNRVGQDAVKDENAENWDTLSCHPDQHSQPSSRTRRPSWGYWGDQQNLLHDDSMICRICEVEIPILHVEEHSRICTIADKCDLKGLTVNERLERVAETIEMLLDSLTPTSSLHEEFNELSLERNNMSSRCSEDMLDLAPDNTFVADDLNLSREISCEAHSLKPDHGAKISSPESLTPRSPLITPRTSQIEMLLSVSGRRPISELESYDQINKLVEIARAVANANSCDESAFQDIVDCVEDLRCVIQNRKEDALIVDTFGRRIEKLLQEKYLTLCEQIHDERAESSNSMADEESSVDDDTIRSLRASPINGFSKDRTSIEDFEIIKPISRGAFGRVFLAQKRSTGDLFAIKVLKKADMIRKNAVEGILAERDILISVRNPFVVRFYYSFTCKENLYLVMEYLNGGDLYSMLRNLGCLDEDMARVYIAEVVLALEYLHSQSIVHRDLKPDNLLIGQDGHIKLTDFGLSKVGLINSTEDLSAPASFTNGFLVDDEPKPRHVSKREARQQQSIVGTPDYLAPEILLGMGHGTTADWWSVGVILYELLVGIPPFNADHAQQIFDNIINRDIQWPKHPEEISFEAYDLMNKLLIENPVQRLGVTGATEVKRHAFFKDVNWDTLARQKAMFIPSAEAHDTSYFMSRYIWNVEDDEHCAGGSDFYDHSETSSSGSGSDSLDEDGDECASLTEFGNSALGVQYSFSNFSFKNISQLVSINMMHISKETPDDSNPS